aattatttctagtgTTTTTGACTCAATTAGTTACCAATAAACATTGCCAGCCATGGTTGTGAGAGCACCAAAAGATTGCCGTAAAGAGCAGTCGGGGTAACTGACAAATTATCAACAGCCGGAATTATCAAGGTATACATCAGGTAGGGGTAAGGAATGAGGGCATCAGGGAGCGCGCTCAGAATTATAAGGAGAAAGGCAGGCAAGACAAACAAGTGCACGTGCTTGGTCTTTAATCCAAGTTAGAATTAAGGTCGCAAATTGCATCTTATATATCAATACGAACCTGTTTTCGTGGTCGGCGTGTATACTGACGAAGTTGGTCAGGCGTAGCCAAGGGGAAGTTCATGTATATTGAGGATTGTGTGTATAGCCTCGTATGTTTACCCCAGACCTATCTGGGGGTAGGTCTGACGTAGGattgacggcgctggaaccagtcGTATTggtgtatgcctttccattggagactttcagcgccgtggagagacctgctgcctgggtaacagcttctccccctaatcaacttaccctggctttgtgccctggtgaggccactccagaccaggccaaCGCCAGTGCGCAAGTCCATAGTgtactgagactgatggatgcctacttccTTACCTTAAACTCCGGAGCTAAAGCCTCTGgagcagttcgttgttgccttcaacttCTTTCTGACAGTTCCTGGGACGACGCTGGAATCAATCGTacaggcgtttgcctttccattggagactttcggtgccgcggagagggggacctgctgcatgggtgacagcttctcccctgtatcaacctactctgcctttgcgccctggagaggccactccagaccgacaaccagagcgcaacgccatagtctcttgagactgatagatgcctactactactactacctttCCTTGCGATGATTCCGGGAGTTaaggtccccgcggtccggtctctgaccaggtctcctggtcagAGACCCCAGGTGAAGATCGTGTGTATTGTGGATCTTTACCATAATATACTTTGCGTGAAGATCGTGTACATATGattcattgtattcagtatatatACTGATGATCTTCGCCTGTTTGCATGTAGTGAGGATTGTGTATAATGAGAATTGTGAATGTTGTATAGTGATGGTCGTGTGCTGTGAGGGTCACAGCTTGGAAGAACTatgtgtgtatagtgaagattgtCACTGCAGACAAGCATAACTAGGACCTGCCACTAGTGAAGGTACGCACAGTGAAAACATTCACCCAGGTGTGTATGCGTGTTGACTGTATGTATCATGTGTAATGAACATCAAacatttgttttttattattattatttatttatacaagagttcttacattatttATTGTAGAGCCACtatcacgcgtagcgtttcggacaagtccaTAATCctgtgttccccggaatacgacccgccaaatcgtttaacaaccaggttccCATTTTATTGGTGGGTAaagagaggctacagttaatAAGGAGTGATGCCAAGTAAATCTTCCCCGGACAAGATACGaatccaggacaaagcgctcccaGAACGCGTCTTATCCGGTCTTGAGATAAAAGCAAAAGTTAACTTCTGTTTTACTAAGTTGACTTAGTGAAGGTCCTGTTATTTGTATATATCatctattttatttttatttttccccccttttatatcaaattttgttttgtaattgccattcttgccttgttttcctacaaccagtcttcttatgcaaacaagtatagacccagaactaaacctcttatccagtatctatgacaatcatcactttaatgatcaaaattgcagatattttacagctcatgatgtaaacaatgtattaacacataatcacaatatctctctaattaacttgaatgtaagatcactaAGCAAACacgtcgatgatgttagtgccttgattgaaactattgacaacgaattctcttttattatacttactgaaacgtggttaaaagaggatactacttaactctttaacatgccgaactactcagcaattcacaactgtcgaccaatttagagaggtggtggcactgctctttactaccaccaagaactaacatgcctaaaagtaattagaattagagactactgtggggagtatatctttgccagtttcagagtcaaaggtgctgagtctgtcttgactgtgggagcagtctctaGAGTTccaaacactgatgtgtccgaattcaactctaaccttaaaaatcttatactagataacagactgaacaaaaaccatcaaattatcgcaggggactttaatattgacctctgtgagCCTGAAAACCCCACTGCTGCCAGTTTCCTCAACTgtgtgaattcctgcttcctcatactcttaatcactagacctactagaatcactgatagtactgccacggctcttgatcacatctggaccaacataaccgctccgcttacttcaggtataatcaccgatagcactacagaccattaccccacatttctcctaactaacattaacaaaccacctctagagacaagggagataagctttaggctgcacaatgaaactgccataggcaattttatagctgctgctgctaatgtcaactgggagtctgaattaggtaacataggggacatcaatctagcagtgcaatcttttcttaaaaaaactctcagcctttataacacccactgtcctatgctaacgaaacaagtcacaactaaaaggctaaacaatccttggcttacaaaggggatacttaaatccattaataaaaaacatgaccttgagaagaagtataggttaggaatcgtctccaaagaattttcaaagaattactcatcattgctatctaaaataactagaagagccaaaattaaatattacaaagataaatttacccacacaaagggcaacattaagaaaacatggagcacaatttcacaaatattgggatcaaagaagattttaaataacaaaccaatactcctgtcaaatattgatggtctgctttcagcctctgacactgcttttgagttcaataggttcttctcttccattgggtcatcccttgcaaatgatattccatcttacagtactaatattcaggactatcttacaggtaactattcacagtctctgtacctaaggcCTACTAataccactgatgttactgacataatcctttcccttaaaaacaagtctagtgcccttgaggagataccaactcttatttacagaAAAAAGCGagggtaacccctgtccacaaatgtggtgatcccactgatgttaacaacttcaaacctatatcaattctgccaaacttgtctaaaatatctcaaaaacttatctacaagcagctttactcttatctagccaaacacaatatacttagctcttgtcaatatggcttcagatcccaaaaaagcactaacgatgcacttatttgtatgattaacttgatacatgcagctcttgataaaaatgagttccctattgggttatttgtggatctgcgtaaggcttttgacactgttaaccaccaaaaccttcttcttaaattacaacattatggagtcagaggtcactccctgcagtaccttaagtcctaccttactgacaggctccaatatgtttctgtgaataattcaatttctcccaccctacccatcaacattggtgttccctagggcagcatacttggccctctcctctttctcatctacattaatgacctcacAAATGCCTACCAACATttcaaaccaattttatttgctgacgacttgaccttcatttactccagccctgacccctttgctctaaatgtcacagtgaatactgagctaaataaagtccatcactggctaaccgccaacaaactcaccctcaatattgacaaaactttctatattttgtttggcaataaatcctcaaaccaaataatctcaggattaacaatacccaaatttgtaacaaagtagatggcaaattccttggcgttctcattgatcgcaagctgaatttccagggacgcattctaaatatatcaaaaaaaggttCAAAAACTATTGGCattctctctaagatcagatattatgtacctcgccctgccctggtgacgctctattactctctcatctatctttatctcaactatggtatttgtgcttggggttctactacccaaaatcatttacgtcctctaattactcaacacaaaactgcaattaggacaatatccaactctggcccatgtcttctattttaaacaatgctgtttgtttaccaaattgtatttttttttctgccatgtttccaccCCTTCTTCCCCCCACCCTACCTTTTCACATTTTTGTCTTATTTTTTctaaacacaatttatactttattctCAATTCGTTTTAGTCTTAgcgtttttcctgcctgaaacgctttgcgtaatagtggctttaggcattgtatgtactagctctatctataaatccatcaacttttgtatttcaccttgtatgtatgtactttacctgaataaatatttgtatttttgtatttgtATATATCTTCCAAGCTGAACTTCACTCTCGCTCAAGCAACCTTACACTATAATACTCCCCGTACCTCTTCAACACCTCTTAGTCTCTGTCACCTTCCTCATACAGGCTCGCACAGTGTTCCTGATGTGCTGCGGGTGCACAGTGGGCGCCGTCATCTTCTCCCTCTCTTCGGTCACCCCCATCATGGCCTCCTTCAACGCCTCCAAATTTACAGGAGTCTTGGGCATGCTGGCGCTGGGCGTCTGCGCAGGTCTCATGAAAGCTGTGTACTCCTCCCTCGGGGCCGACCAGTTCAAAGTCCCAGAACAACGGGAGCAACAGAAGAGGTATGTTAAAGTGGGGAAGGTTCATCAGGGTGAATTGGGGATATTGATGGGTGTGGAAGGCTGGGAAGAGGGTGTTCATAGGTTGGTGGGTTTTGTAAAGGAGTTAGAGGGGTCTGTGGTGTGGCTAATATATGTCCTTGCTATACACGGTAGGAAGTGCAATTAAAAAGTGGCAGGCAAATTCCCGAACAGACTTGGTGAGGAAAACGTTCACAAGGATTTAATGCTTGACGATGGAAAACTAGGGAAGAAGGACCATGGCTCCTACTCCATGGTCATATttagcaaaatctgtgtataagaCGTGTACATTTTAGTTTGCTTCAATAATACTTTGTAATTTTGTTGAAATGGTCAAGTAGTTAGGAAAGAAAAATCATTCCTGCTTTCGATGACGTCTTAGATGGAGTTATTAATTCGTTTTTTGCACATAAACCAGAAAACTGGTAAGTTGtcatcttagcattctctcaacttGTTATTTCTGTTGCAGGTTCTTTTACGCCTTCTACTGGATGATCAACGCTGGCGCCTTCGTCGGGCTATTCATAACAGCTCAAATACGAGACTCTGTCCAGTGCTTCGGTGATGACTGCTACTTCCTCTCCTACATTATAATGGCCGGCCTCATGGTTGTCTCCACCGTCATCTTCGCTGCTGGTCAGTCCTCTAggataataatatttaaacaatttttATTATTTGCTGATGTATTTTCAAGATGGCACCATGGACTATTTTAATACAAATTTTGAGACTAAATAAAACGTTTTTGTAAAGCCACAAACATATGTGTGTAATGCTGCAAATTAGTCCCAGATGACACCGTAGCATATTAGTCCCGGATGACACCGTAGCATATTAGTCCCAGATGACACCGTAGCCTATTAGTCCCAGATGACACCGTAGCATATTAGTCCCAGATGACACCGTAGCCTATTAGTCCCAGATGACACCGTAGCATATTAGTCCCAGATGACACCGTAGCATATTAGTCCCAGATGACACCGTAGCATATTAGTACCAGATGTCACCGTAGCATATTAGTCCCAGATGACACCGTAGCATATTAGTCCCAGATGTCACCGTAGCATATTCGTCACAGATGACACCGTAGCATATTAGTCCCAGATGTCACCGTAGCATATTAGTCCCTGATGACACCGTAGCATATTAGTCCCAGACGACACCGTAGTATATTAGTCCCAGATGTCACCGTAGCATATTAGTCCCAGATGTCACCGTAGCATATTAGAGGCAGTCAGAGAAGCCTGTAAAGTGTAGGAGGCGAGCGAGAAGGTAATTAGTCCAACGGTGTGTCCCACTATGCCTTTAATCTCCTTCCTTTTCCTATGTtttgttacgggctattcatacccatgcaacctcttgggtggcttaatcttcatcaatcaatcaatttatgTTTTGTCTCATACAGCAGTACTCACCCATGTTTGTTCATTAGGAAAACAGAGTTTAGAACATTCTTCTTAAAAACTTAAGACGGGTATATATATTCTTGAAGATAATTCGCATACATATGATAATCTTTATTTCATCAATGAGATTTGTAGACTGTCTCTTGATATATAATTGTGCAATACTCTCCCCAGTGTCTCCACTTGACAGCTCAGGTAGTGCACCATTAGTTGGCTCATCTAGTAAGACCTCACACGTCTGGCTTAGACAAACTTTAGGGGCAGAAGGGATGCTTTGGCGGGCTTCTTTGGAACCCCACAAGCATTCATGGGGAACCAGCTGTCAGATCTATGAATTTGACCATTGAGGAAGAGGCACTGATGCCTCCCACAATCACGTAGATTTGCGCCTACGTGATTGTCACACTTGCCTTTTCGTAGGCTTGTCCCTAGCCTGTAGCCTTATCCTTATCCATGTCCTCCCCCCTAGCTTGTAGGCTATGGACATGGCGGTCGTTGGGAAATTCAAGATGGAGTCTCCTTACCTTCACTCTCACCGTGCGTAGACAGAAAATTCATACTGAACACCAAATACAATGGCCAACTCCTTGGCTATTGATTGCTTCTAAGATAAGGATGTTTAATTCGGCCTAATTAATCATAACTGGACAGTTAGTTagtttattttatttgttatgcaccctatacccatcttgtgggcagtagtggaaagggttacagaggcacataatgggttcagggactgaaccccacaattcaataagctaagcaagttacagttttAATGCACAACAACCCTGGTGATAGCAATGGCCTGATGGTAATGTAGGCTCATCAGAGACCAACATGATAGACCCAAGTCCATACATAATGATATTAGATCCATGCATATGTGGTTCTGCATGCGTATTGTGTACAACCGTAATGCGTATACTCTTGCATTCACAAGCTGATTTCCCTACTGTAGTTCACACAATGTACACCATTAAGTCAGCTGTGGCATTAATTCTCTCAGAAAATGAGAAATTCCACTAGGGCAACGAGGAGGACACGAACTTACGACCTTATCATGGCCAAGCCGCATACACTACCAATTGACCACCGTAACTTGTAAAagtcatacaaccggatttctgctgaaatcacaggaagtctggaggcccctattgaagccagtccaagttttacgtAAAAAACACAGGAACACGTTGTGTGTTTCTGAAGTTGAGGCGTAAGGTGTGGCACCACTCTGCCATTCCACCTGAGTGCTTGTGGGTTATACCCCAGCCACTTTGACTGGAAGGTCAAGGGTCAtggcccaatcatgtcaaagtctGTACCTCTCTCAGCCAGTTTAAAACTTACATAATAAACGCCATGTAACTTACCttactcctaaatgtcaacccatgtctactattttaaacaatgctgtttgttgaccaacttgcataattgctattttctgccatgtcacccccccccccacccacttatTTTTTActccttttttcaacacaatttatactttaagctcaattactattaagttttagtctaagtgttccccccccccccctcacacacaccttgtccgaaacgctatgcgtattagtggctttaggaattgtatgtactagctctatctttaaatccaacatgatGTTTGTaactttttttcttttcttttttttgagatatatacaagagttgttacattcttgtacagccactagtacgcgtagcgtttagggcaggtccctggaatacgatccccgccgcgaagaatcgttttttcatccaagtacacattttactgttgcgttaaacagaggctccagttaaggaattgcgcccagtaaatcctccccggccaggatacgaacccctgacatagcgctcgcggaacgccaggcgagtgtcttaccactacaccacggagactttatCTTCAATGTATCTTCAATCAATTCAATGTATTCAATCttatcttcaatgtatgtagatttacctgaataaaaaatctaaatttaAATCTAaggtagggcgacggtctcgcttcatgcatgtcggcgttcaagccccgaccgtccaagccgttgggcaccatttcttttccccgtcccatcccaaatccttatcctgactctttcccagtgctatatagtcgtaatgtcttggcgcattcccgacaattcccttcccttcccccccccaaccctctcccatctcaaatccttatcctgatcatttccaagtgctataaagtcgtagtggcttggcgctttccccctgataattaaaataaattaaattgtgGGTTATACGTAAAATTTGGACTGACTTCAGTAggggcctccagactttctgtgatttcagtagaaatccggttgtatgactTTTACAAATCAGCGATGGTCTAGTGGTGGAGTATTCGGCTTGGTAATGCCAAGGTCGTAGGTTCGTGaccctagtggattttctcattgatatacatcactttaatgtgatttctgtgtgttttaaTTCTCTAACATTATCTCTATTAGCTGTTATGTATTTGTTATATTACAGGTCGGTCGCAGTACATGGAGGGGCCCCCAGACACAATGATGTTAAAAACAGTTCGCTGCGTTGCATACGCGGTCACTAAGACCTGGGATAAGAACCGAAAGCCTGTGCAGCACTGGCTTGACCGTGCTCAAGACAAATTTGATGTTCAGTTGCTGCTGGACGTGAAGGTGACCTTGCGTGTCCTTCTGCTGTTCTGCACCTTCCCGCTCTTTTGGGTTCTCTTCTACCAGACCTTCACTAGTATGATATTCCTGGCTAAACGTCTCGACGGTATGGTGGGCAGCTATAGGATCCCGCCAGACATGTCTTCCACTGCCAACTCACTGCTCGTTTTAGCTCTCATTCCGCTCTTTGATTTTGTGGTCTACCCCTTGTTGGCCCGCGTTGGCGTCCTCACCAAGACCACATCCCGGATGATCGCGGGGATGTGCTTCACCATCATCGCCTTCCTGGTCTACGCACTGGTGAACATGAGCGTGGAACAGACTTTCATTCCTCCAGAGCAGGCGAGAATCCACGTTTACAACGCACTGCCTTgccagatggtggtggaggtgccctTCGTCAAGACCGGTCAGCTGAGTGTGGAGAGCGGAGGCCAGGTGGTTCTGCCTAGCTTGACTGTCACACatggtgatgaggtggaggccaaGGTGACAGCCTCCTGCCTCTTCCCAGACATGAGGCAGGTGAGAGTGAGGGTGCTGGGTGCCCATGAAACAACACTCCTTGTCACCTCCACTGGCGTGCTGgctctccctcccacactcgAGTACATCAAGGACGAAGATGCCGACACCAAAGTGAGTCTCCGTACCCAATCATTTCCGCTCCTTGGGTTTCTTGGGTGTAAAAAGGCTAAATGCTAAAAATGAGAGCAGACTTTACTAAAGATTCAGCACTAATCATTTCAAGTAACTAGCAACTGGAAAGTGTCTCATAAAGTGTCACCATGACGCCAAGTCAACTGTAAAATACATTAATAAAACACAACAACGGGCGAGTATACTGCTTCACAACACAGTTCAGGCAGAGAATGATAATATCCTAgcaattatttttacttttacaaATATTGAAACATTTTCATAATATGAGATTTTTACAACTTTCTCCATCCTCATAAATTCATTAAACAAGTTTTTGAATGCTTTTAACTAATAAATAAGAGCCATTTATTACAGGTCTATTAAGTAGTTTTTATGAGTTTTGTTACTATTATTATTGATAGTCACAAGGCAATCACAACAGCGTGATTTATCAATGATAAAATCACTGGAGCCGAGCAGGGATTGGTCCAGCATCTTAAGCTGCTGGTTTATCTTAAGATGCTGCTTCGTCTAAAGATGCCACTTCATCTTAAGACAATTTCCTTAGCAACAAAATCCTTAGAGAACAAAGTAGCGTCTGGATGAATATCTTTTGTAGCATGTTAGGGCCTAGCATGGGCCTAGCGCGTGTTTGACATTCAACAAGATGTTGCTTTGATCCCCACTGCTGAAGTGATTTTCTCATTACTGATATTATCATTGTTATTGTTAATATTATTTGATGGTGCCTTAGAAataaatattctgtaaaatttagGGCCTGATTTCCTGGTGTTGTTCAGTTGTGTTGGTTCGCCCTGACAGGTGCGGGTGTTGGCGCCTGCGCACAACGAGCTCAACGTGACGCTCACGTACGACACCATCCTCCACAACTTCCAGCTCCTGGAGGGAAAGACGGAGTTCCAGCGCATCAGTCCCCAGGAGTACAAGGTGATGGTGGAAGAGGTGGAAGTTGGAGAGGCTGCAGTGTACCAGGACGGTGTGTACGacatcgtcatcaccaccaccgacGTCTTCCTCTTCCCCATGACGGCCCCTGCAAACGTCCACATGTTATGGCTCCTTCCCCAGTACGTCCTCATCACCATCGGCGAGGTCCTCTTCTCAGTCTCTGGCATGGACTTTGCTTACTCGCAGGCCCCGATGGCCATGAAGTCTTCACTGCAGGCAGCCAATCTCTTCACAATTACTGTCGGCTTGTGGCTCTTTGCAGGACTAACGAGCCTGAGCTCTGCCACGGGGGCCTTCAAGCACCGACCCTCTCACGAAGCCTTCTTCTATGCTTGTCTCATGTCCGTCAACACAATAATCTTCATCGTGCTGATTAGGAGAAACAAGAAATCTCGCCTGAGGAACCCCGTTATGGAGACAAACACAAGTGAATCCTGTCAGTGAGCCCATCAACAATTAGCCTCTCACGACAATCTTGATTTCATAGccgtctccgtggcgtagtggtaaagcactcggcgGGCGCTTTGCGAACGCTTTGGCCAGTTTCGTATTctggcctgggaggattgacTGAGCGCCAATCCTTATCTGTAGCCTCTTtaaccagcagtgaatgggtaccagtTTGTTAaaggatttggcgggtcgtattccgggaaaaaaaaataggattaaggacttgcccgaaacgctatgcgtgctagtggctttacaaaaatgtaaaatatcttgtatataaaaaaatgaACACTCTGTGTAGTTGTATTTCCTGTGACGACGCTCGCAGGTATGGCGTCCCCGGCAGGATTGTCTGATTGTCACTTATGAACGTCGAATTCTCAGTTAATTTTCAAAATTCGTATTTATTGGGCaggtaagtagctgaatctaaaacagcaacaaaTGACACTTGTAACTTGCACGTCTCctgtaccaggtgagtacaacgggctcaccataacatggctgcttggaactttttgttgtgagtagctgaatctaaaacaataacactTATAACTTACTCATACCTGTTCCACCTCTTGgacggcttaatcttcatcaatcaatcaatcacatgTAACTTGTAACCTGCTTTTGCTTTTGATAATGTTGACAAGAGTCAACGAAACTCACCTCTTAGTGCTTTGATTAAATtgtaaaaggaattttggagagttaatttttcaactttcttCTAAAGTAAAAAAATATGAGACAAGTAGAGACGATTCGGGATAGAATCATGGATCTCGTCCTTTCTGTCCCTGTCCCTTTACAGCCCGTTACCGTCGTGAGGGGGCCTTCGTGGGCGGCTGTCAGAGtgcgatgctccatgggacagtcatcTGTCatgttgaagccttatgctcctactGCCGTCTTCACAAATTGTGCTAGATGCTTTTTCCTCTTCCTTATGTTTCATGTTTCATGCACCCATGGGGGGTGCAGATCGTCTTCTCGGGTGTCCTATCGTcttgtcgggggggggggtgcaaaaaAGACTTGTCGGGTGTCCTATGCTCTaactgtggctccatggtgggtatgggggcttattCGTGGATAAAATTATTACCCGTTCATTTTTATGCCGACATCTGACCCTCTTTTAACATCCCAGACTCGTGGGGTGAGCGACCtgccccccgagtcggactgtgatggaaggcCGGGCTCTGCACATGTAGCCTGGCCTACATATTACCTATATTCATAAGAAATATGACCCTTGAGCGCTATTTCTGAGAAGAATTCAAGGTGATTGCAAGTATTTGGAGTTttagattacgactttttataccgaaaatatgcaaattagtaaAAATTGCTATTGgtttgcccaaatccccttgcagttttttttAAATACGGAAATATTATTATTGAGC
The window above is part of the Procambarus clarkii isolate CNS0578487 chromosome 16, FALCON_Pclarkii_2.0, whole genome shotgun sequence genome. Proteins encoded here:
- the LOC138365212 gene encoding peptide transporter family 1-like, which gives rise to MMAYSRGAIVILVSYLLERLVYYGVFGGAVFYMQRMLGFTSSSATTVKAIMEGLAYLAPIAGAVLADVYLGKARTVFLMCCGCTVGAVIFSLSSVTPIMASFNASKFTGVLGMLALGVCAGLMKAVYSSLGADQFKVPEQREQQKRFFYAFYWMINAGAFVGLFITAQIRDSVQCFGDDCYFLSYIIMAGLMVVSTVIFAAGRSQYMEGPPDTMMLKTVRCVAYAVTKTWDKNRKPVQHWLDRAQDKFDVQLLLDVKVTLRVLLLFCTFPLFWVLFYQTFTSMIFLAKRLDGMVGSYRIPPDMSSTANSLLVLALIPLFDFVVYPLLARVGVLTKTTSRMIAGMCFTIIAFLVYALVNMSVEQTFIPPEQARIHVYNALPCQMVVEVPFVKTGQLSVESGGQVVLPSLTVTHGDEVEAKVTASCLFPDMRQVRVRVLGAHETTLLVTSTGVLALPPTLEYIKDEDADTKVRVLAPAHNELNVTLTYDTILHNFQLLEGKTEFQRISPQEYKVMVEEVEVGEAAVYQDGVYDIVITTTDVFLFPMTAPANVHMLWLLPQYVLITIGEVLFSVSGMDFAYSQAPMAMKSSLQAANLFTITVGLWLFAGLTSLSSATGAFKHRPSHEAFFYACLMSVNTIIFIVLIRRNKKSRLRNPVMETNTSESCQ